Proteins from a genomic interval of Chanodichthys erythropterus isolate Z2021 chromosome 8, ASM2448905v1, whole genome shotgun sequence:
- the LOC137024023 gene encoding type-2 ice-structuring protein-like → MAVLRSLMLLFIIFSMGNAKVDLVIKCPKGWSSYGLRCFKYFSPSVNWITAERNCQGLGANLASVHNKQENEFLLGLLPTSSTRAWIGAHDGEQEGQWLWTDGTVYDFTNWCGGEPDNLGIENCLGMILTANRCWSDWGCSGQIGYICVTDA, encoded by the exons ATGGCAGTGCTGAGAAGTCTGATGCTTCTTTTCATCATCTTCTCCATGGGGAATGCAAAAG TTGATTTAGTCATAAAATGCCCCAAAGGATGGTCAAGTTATGGACTCCGGTGCTTCAAGTACTTCTCTCCGTCGGTTAACTGGATCACAGCAGAG AGAAACTGCCAAGGTCTTGGTGCGAATCTCGCATCTGTGcataataaacaggaaaatgagtTTCTGCTGGGGCTGTTGCCTACTTCTTCCACACGTGCTTGGATTGGTGCTCATGATGGTGAACAA GAAGGACAGTGGTTGTGGACTGATGGAACTGTGTATGACTTTACCAACTGGTGCGGTGGAGAACCTGACAATCTGGGTATTGAGAACTGTCTGGGGATGATCTTGACTG CTAACCGTTGCTGGAGCGACTGGGGCTGTTCAGGCCAAATAGGCTATATTTGTGTTACAGATGCTTGA